A genomic window from Candidatus Nitrosoglobus terrae includes:
- a CDS encoding DUF262 domain-containing protein: MSFQTPITIAEAVHKITENSYLLPAIQREFVWSHDKIEWLFDSIMKSYPISSFLFWEVKENAKKYKFYKFISEFRERYKTHNEEISTNGLSSFIAILDGQQRLTALYIGLKGNYAYKVTGKRWEDTERNIPTRRLYLNIDEKLSDQEDGRVYEFKFLIDSNTHSQRIYKDSRNISWFKVGEILNFPSDEDLDSFIESFSAFSKNTIRQLRRVITRDTPINFFLLKSDQEIDTALNIFIRINSGGKPLDFSDLVMSMVIANWVTRDARKEIHQLVDNIQDKGFTISKDLILRAYLYLYSADITFTAKNFSKENSQSFEKEWDKIRDCLLSTFDLMKVFGFNDSTLISKNSILPIAYYLYHKDIYEDYSTKIKYKEDRVHIKTWLHISLLKQVFGGVSNNTLSQIRQAFTGNIRDTKITSGIDFFPSEKIFSHIRKEASVGEEFIAELLITQYKHKHERSFSLLSLLFPHLDYENNAFHKDHLHPVKQFEAISQATQGQYNEKDYHSIVNLQMLNANENSAKQEISLAEWIDQEPASRDRTAFLEAHLLPTDMTDFSIHNFDEFYTKRKILLTEKLTELLK, encoded by the coding sequence ATGTCCTTTCAAACCCCAATCACCATTGCAGAAGCGGTTCATAAAATTACGGAAAATAGCTACCTATTACCGGCGATTCAACGAGAATTTGTGTGGTCTCACGATAAAATTGAATGGCTCTTTGACTCCATTATGAAAAGCTACCCCATTAGTTCGTTTTTATTTTGGGAGGTAAAAGAAAATGCAAAAAAATATAAATTTTATAAATTTATTTCTGAATTCAGAGAAAGATATAAAACACATAATGAAGAGATTTCAACAAATGGCCTATCGTCTTTCATTGCTATTTTAGACGGCCAGCAGCGCTTAACCGCTTTATATATCGGCTTAAAGGGAAATTATGCTTATAAAGTTACTGGGAAGAGATGGGAAGATACTGAGCGGAATATTCCTACAAGACGATTGTATTTAAATATAGATGAAAAGCTCTCTGATCAAGAAGATGGGCGGGTTTATGAATTCAAGTTTTTAATAGACTCCAACACGCATAGCCAAAGAATATATAAGGATTCTCGTAATATCTCATGGTTTAAAGTAGGGGAAATATTAAATTTCCCTAGCGATGAGGATCTTGATAGCTTTATAGAATCATTTAGCGCGTTTTCAAAAAATACGATACGCCAATTAAGACGGGTAATTACCCGAGATACCCCCATTAATTTCTTTTTATTAAAATCGGATCAAGAGATAGATACCGCTTTAAATATTTTTATACGCATCAATAGTGGTGGTAAACCCTTAGATTTTTCTGATTTAGTCATGTCTATGGTCATTGCAAACTGGGTAACTAGAGATGCACGGAAGGAAATTCATCAATTAGTAGATAATATTCAAGACAAAGGATTTACCATAAGTAAAGATTTAATATTAAGAGCATATCTTTATTTGTATAGTGCAGATATTACGTTTACAGCTAAGAATTTTTCCAAAGAAAATAGTCAATCCTTTGAAAAAGAGTGGGATAAAATTAGAGATTGCTTACTGTCTACCTTTGATTTGATGAAAGTATTTGGGTTTAATGATTCCACATTAATCTCAAAAAACTCTATTCTGCCCATCGCTTATTATTTATATCATAAAGATATTTATGAGGATTACAGCACTAAAATAAAATATAAAGAAGATCGGGTTCATATAAAAACATGGTTGCATATCAGCTTGTTAAAACAAGTTTTTGGAGGGGTATCAAATAATACCTTATCTCAAATTAGACAAGCTTTCACTGGGAATATTAGAGATACGAAAATTACTTCAGGTATTGATTTTTTTCCCTCCGAAAAGATTTTTTCACATATCAGGAAAGAGGCTAGTGTGGGTGAAGAATTTATAGCTGAACTACTGATCACTCAATATAAACATAAACATGAACGCTCATTCTCCCTATTATCCCTGTTATTTCCTCATTTAGATTATGAGAACAATGCATTCCATAAAGATCATTTGCATCCAGTAAAACAATTTGAAGCAATATCTCAAGCCACTCAAGGTCAATACAACGAGAAAGACTATCACTCTATTGTTAATTTACAAATGTTAAATGCTAATGAAAACAGCGCAAAGCAGGAGATCTCCCTCGCTGAATGGATTGATCAGGAACCCGCATCCAGAGATAGAACGGCTTTCCTAGAGGCTCACCTATTACCCACAGATATGACAGATTTTTCAATTCATAATTTTGATGAATTTTATACTAAAAGAAAAATATTATTGACTGAAAAATTAACAGAGCTACTTAAGTAG
- the lolD gene encoding lipoprotein-releasing ABC transporter ATP-binding protein LolD → MSSSSPTEIILSCHKLGRSFADGYLLIEVLREINLSVTQGERIAIVGTSGSGKSTLLHLLGGLDHPTRGEVWVANQNMAQLSDVKRGQLRNRTLGFVYQFHHLLPEFTALENVALPLLIAGAKAAKARKKAKTLLERVGLEARLHHKPGKLSGGERQRAAVARALVTDPNCVLADEPTGNLDRANAEQIFNLMLDLNRDLNTALIVVTHDPHLAMQMNRVLTLVDGQLVQGLLP, encoded by the coding sequence GTGAGTTCTAGTTCACCTACAGAGATAATCTTAAGTTGCCACAAATTAGGCCGAAGCTTCGCTGATGGTTATCTCTTGATAGAAGTGCTGCGAGAGATAAATTTGTCTGTAACCCAAGGAGAACGAATAGCTATTGTAGGAACCTCTGGATCTGGCAAAAGTACCTTACTCCACTTATTGGGAGGGCTAGATCACCCAACTCGAGGCGAAGTCTGGGTTGCTAACCAGAATATGGCTCAGCTTAGCGATGTAAAGCGCGGACAGCTACGTAACCGTACCCTAGGATTTGTCTACCAATTTCACCACTTACTACCAGAATTCACTGCCCTAGAGAATGTTGCTCTACCTTTACTTATTGCAGGCGCTAAAGCAGCAAAAGCACGAAAAAAAGCAAAAACACTCCTAGAGCGGGTTGGATTAGAGGCGCGCCTTCATCACAAACCAGGAAAATTATCAGGGGGTGAGCGTCAGCGGGCTGCAGTAGCACGAGCACTTGTTACCGATCCTAATTGTGTACTAGCAGATGAACCCACCGGTAACTTAGATCGGGCAAATGCTGAACAAATTTTTAACTTAATGCTGGATCTTAATCGAGATTTAAATACAGCACTGATAGTAGTTACTCATGATCCTCATTTAGCCATGCAAATGAATCGGGTTCTTACTTTAGTAGACGGCCAGTTAGTGCAAGGATTATTACCCTAA
- a CDS encoding lipoprotein-releasing ABC transporter permease subunit — MFKPLSLYIGLRYTRAKQNNYFISFISLTSMLGVALGVAALITVLSVMNGFEKELRTRILGTIAHVTITGHDGTLKNWQELKAKVKADPRIAGIAPFVEGQAMVTHSSRVQGTLIRGIQLDQEDQVDDIRSKIKIGNLDSLRPKSFQIVLGIDLARSLGVFVGDKIIVVTPQATATPAGIIPRIKQVTVSGIFQVGMYEYDSALAIMNIEDAATLFRLQGKISGLRLKLHDLFRAPEIAYELRETLPDNYQTADWAYQHANFFRALKTEKTVMFVILFLIVAVAAFNIVSTLVMVVTDKQADIAILRTLGATPASIMGVFMVQGTIIGLIGTFLGMIGGVALASNVETVVPHIESLFGVQFLPPEIYYISELPSELSWNDVTTICGASFVLCVLVTLYPAWRAARTQPAEALRYV, encoded by the coding sequence ATGTTTAAACCTTTATCCCTTTATATAGGTCTACGCTACACTCGAGCTAAGCAGAATAATTATTTTATTTCTTTTATCTCTCTTACTTCTATGCTGGGAGTAGCCTTAGGTGTAGCAGCTTTAATTACCGTGCTCTCAGTGATGAACGGTTTTGAGAAAGAGCTACGTACTCGTATTTTAGGTACGATTGCTCATGTCACTATCACAGGTCATGATGGAACACTGAAAAACTGGCAGGAGCTAAAAGCTAAAGTAAAAGCGGATCCCAGAATAGCCGGTATTGCTCCCTTTGTAGAGGGGCAAGCCATGGTTACTCACAGTAGTCGGGTACAAGGCACGTTAATTCGAGGAATTCAGTTAGATCAAGAAGATCAAGTCGATGATATCCGTAGCAAAATAAAGATAGGTAACTTAGATAGCTTACGCCCAAAAAGCTTCCAGATAGTATTAGGTATAGACTTAGCTCGCTCCTTAGGTGTTTTTGTTGGCGATAAAATTATCGTGGTAACCCCTCAAGCAACAGCTACCCCAGCGGGAATTATCCCACGAATTAAGCAGGTAACAGTAAGCGGAATTTTCCAAGTAGGGATGTATGAATATGATAGTGCCCTTGCAATCATGAATATAGAAGATGCGGCAACACTGTTTCGCCTCCAAGGAAAAATCAGCGGGCTTCGCCTTAAGCTCCACGATCTATTTAGAGCCCCTGAAATTGCTTACGAATTACGGGAAACACTTCCCGATAACTACCAAACAGCAGACTGGGCTTACCAACACGCCAATTTTTTCCGCGCCTTAAAAACTGAGAAAACAGTTATGTTTGTCATCCTGTTTCTCATTGTTGCTGTGGCCGCTTTTAACATCGTCTCTACCTTAGTCATGGTCGTCACTGATAAACAAGCAGATATCGCTATCCTACGCACTTTGGGAGCGACTCCGGCAAGCATCATGGGAGTCTTTATGGTTCAGGGGACAATTATTGGTCTTATTGGCACATTCTTAGGCATGATAGGCGGAGTTGCGCTTGCCTCTAACGTAGAAACCGTAGTGCCCCATATCGAATCCCTTTTTGGTGTGCAATTCCTACCTCCAGAAATTTATTATATTAGCGAGTTACCTTCAGAGCTAAGCTGGAACGATGTCACTACTATTTGCGGTGCCTCTTTTGTACTCTGTGTTCTAGTTACCCTATATCCTGCTTGGCGAGCAGCCCGAACTCAACCCGCAGAAGCGCTACGCTATGTATGA
- a CDS encoding DUF2062 domain-containing protein → MSRRILKRYLPKPQYIKEHKHLRHFGEWLSTPNLWYLNRRSVAWAVSISLFIAFIPVPGHTLLAVIAAIWARVNLPVCISVVWFNNPFTMGPIYFFNYKVGAWLLGSPIEMIEFEATWQWLKTGFLTIWQPFLLGSVVVGLVASILGGLGMNYSWRLGVYRHWKERVRKRIVPQT, encoded by the coding sequence ATGTCACGGAGAATTCTTAAACGCTATCTACCAAAACCTCAATATATTAAGGAACATAAACATCTACGTCACTTTGGGGAGTGGTTATCCACCCCTAATCTGTGGTATCTCAACCGTCGATCGGTAGCTTGGGCAGTAAGTATCAGCTTATTTATTGCTTTTATCCCGGTACCCGGTCATACGCTGCTGGCAGTGATTGCTGCCATATGGGCGCGAGTTAATCTGCCAGTGTGTATCTCAGTCGTTTGGTTTAATAACCCTTTTACGATGGGGCCAATATATTTTTTTAACTATAAGGTTGGGGCTTGGTTACTAGGAAGCCCGATTGAAATGATAGAATTTGAAGCTACTTGGCAATGGCTAAAAACAGGGTTTCTTACTATTTGGCAGCCGTTTCTACTGGGATCTGTAGTGGTAGGTTTAGTAGCGAGTATTCTCGGTGGTTTAGGTATGAATTATTCATGGCGATTAGGGGTATATCGACATTGGAAAGAACGAGTGCGTAAAAGGATAGTACCGCAGACGTAG
- the ilvA gene encoding threonine ammonia-lyase, biosynthetic gives MAILYSYVERILKSRVYELARETPLDSMRRLSLRLQNSILLKREDLQSTFCFKLRGAHNKLTYLSEEACRRGVIAASAGNHAQGVALSARKLGIHARIVMPRTTPSIKVESVQDLGAEIVLIGDTYDEAYQHALTLAKNEGRTFIHAYDDPDVIAGQGTIGMEILRQHSRPLRAIFVPVGGGGLIAGISAYVKALFPEIRIIGVEPEDAPTLYRSLEMGKPIRLDHVGIFADGVAVRQMGEESFRIAQETVDEVILVDSDAICAAVMDIFEDTRSIAEPAGALAIAGLKRYVAREGLRGQHLVAINSGANTNFDRLRYITEQAELGGQREALFCVTIPEKQGSFLKFCEAIGDYGITEFNYRYADPSDAHIFVGVQMRNGSQIKNQLLQQLQAQGYPVVDMTANEMAKLHIRYMVGGHAPELKNEVLYRFEFPERPGALLSFLAHMGNRWNISLFHYRNHGAAYGRVLIGIQVPSAERKEFQTFLDELTYVYQEESDNPAYQLFLGSPPFHT, from the coding sequence ATGGCCATACTATACTCTTATGTTGAGCGTATTCTTAAGTCCCGAGTTTATGAGCTTGCCAGAGAGACTCCACTGGATTCAATGCGGCGTCTTTCACTGCGGTTACAAAATAGTATCTTGCTAAAACGAGAAGATCTGCAATCAACTTTCTGTTTTAAGCTTCGAGGCGCTCATAACAAACTTACCTATCTATCAGAAGAGGCGTGTCGTCGTGGGGTGATTGCCGCCTCAGCAGGCAATCATGCCCAAGGGGTTGCGCTTTCCGCGCGTAAATTAGGCATTCATGCACGGATTGTGATGCCAAGAACTACCCCGTCCATTAAAGTTGAATCGGTTCAGGATCTAGGTGCTGAGATTGTACTGATCGGAGATACCTATGATGAAGCTTATCAGCACGCCTTAACTTTGGCTAAAAACGAGGGACGTACTTTCATTCACGCTTATGATGATCCGGATGTGATTGCTGGCCAAGGGACTATTGGGATGGAAATCTTACGTCAGCACTCAAGGCCGCTACGGGCCATATTTGTACCTGTTGGTGGGGGTGGTCTTATTGCAGGAATTTCTGCTTATGTGAAAGCTTTATTTCCTGAGATTCGAATTATCGGCGTAGAGCCTGAGGATGCTCCAACCCTTTATCGTTCTTTGGAAATGGGAAAGCCGATTCGATTAGATCATGTGGGTATTTTTGCCGATGGTGTTGCTGTACGTCAAATGGGGGAGGAGTCTTTTCGTATCGCTCAAGAAACTGTTGATGAGGTCATTTTGGTGGATAGTGATGCAATTTGCGCAGCGGTTATGGATATTTTTGAGGATACTCGCTCTATTGCCGAACCCGCAGGCGCTTTGGCTATTGCTGGGTTAAAGCGCTATGTAGCCCGTGAAGGGCTTCGGGGTCAACATCTGGTGGCTATTAATAGCGGTGCTAATACCAATTTTGATCGGTTGCGTTATATCACTGAGCAGGCCGAGTTAGGGGGGCAGCGCGAAGCTTTATTTTGTGTCACGATACCGGAAAAACAAGGTAGTTTTTTGAAGTTTTGTGAAGCAATTGGTGATTATGGGATTACAGAGTTTAATTACCGCTATGCAGATCCAAGTGATGCCCATATATTTGTAGGAGTTCAGATGCGTAATGGCAGCCAGATTAAAAATCAATTGCTCCAGCAACTCCAAGCTCAAGGCTATCCGGTAGTAGATATGACTGCTAATGAAATGGCTAAACTCCATATACGTTATATGGTAGGTGGACATGCTCCAGAGCTGAAGAATGAGGTGCTCTATCGGTTTGAGTTTCCTGAGCGCCCTGGCGCTTTATTAAGTTTTTTAGCCCATATGGGGAATCGCTGGAATATTAGTTTATTCCATTATCGTAATCATGGAGCTGCGTATGGTCGAGTTTTGATAGGGATTCAGGTGCCTAGTGCTGAAAGAAAAGAGTTTCAGACTTTCTTGGATGAGCTCACTTATGTTTATCAAGAAGAGAGTGACAATCCAGCTTATCAGTTATTTTTAGGTTCACCTCCATTTCATACCTAA
- a CDS encoding DUF2853 family protein codes for MSKFDEAIDKYSAEVKRLNLDISHDFLVSVAKSLGPSIYNANSELVSSTSQDELGTVRKNFLIGKLGLKEDPELDQAIKEVIEKLGSANRKKYRTLFYALLIKRFNKEALYI; via the coding sequence ATGAGCAAATTTGATGAAGCTATCGATAAATATTCCGCAGAAGTTAAAAGATTAAATTTAGATATCTCTCATGACTTTCTAGTTTCAGTCGCCAAAAGCCTAGGACCCTCTATTTATAATGCCAATTCGGAGCTTGTTTCTTCTACTAGCCAAGATGAGTTAGGAACTGTCAGGAAAAATTTTTTAATTGGTAAGTTGGGGCTTAAAGAGGATCCTGAATTAGACCAAGCCATAAAAGAAGTAATAGAAAAATTAGGCAGCGCCAATCGAAAAAAATACAGAACCTTATTCTATGCCTTGCTTATTAAAAGATTTAATAAAGAAGCATTGTATATATAA
- a CDS encoding DNA internalization-related competence protein ComEC/Rec2, whose amino-acid sequence MVLNSLAFLAGVTLLQQLPQLPDPKWSWLLLGCIPFILLYKHLRPLLLIIAGFLWALFRADLLLSQELPLTLEGQDVLLDGIIASIPDDQNHSLHFTFASKRLLFKDQVWDTPQWIRLNWYQKPPSKLKVGDHWQLIARLKRPRGFMNLGGFDYEGWLFQQGFRATGYVRESAANHLIESHRYYYPIDRIRQYLLEQINVVLSGSPQRGLVEALTLGKEHNILPQQWQVLERTGTIHLVSISGLHISLLAGWVYFLGRRLWSLRAANILILPAHQAAAIGALMSALCYAGLAGFSVPTQRALIMVGLVMLAILLKRPIHVSRTLALALLLVLIWDPLSVLTAGFWLSFGSVAILIIGMAGFRPSSSTETAYPSAIFYHFERLWRQWGKAQWVVAIGLAPILLYQFQRLSLVAPLTNIIAIPWVELLIVPILLLGTLLLIPFPTVGIPIIRFADHLLAILWKFLTWCATLPLAQWDHQAPPLWVLISATLGSLLILAPRGLPGRWLGSIALLPLFLLPQARPADGSLWFTLLDVGQGLAAVARTRHHTLVFDTGPRYSSQFNAGEAVIAPFLRSQGIHHMDTLIISHSDNDHAGGATGLLHQIPATQILTSTPNQLNKIEAQQCIRGQRWHWDGIDFQILHPSSDSGQGNNHSCVLRITRGEQHILIAADIQRQAEHALVTANSSNLSATILVAPHHGSLTSSSPAFITAVNPKHVLFAVGYRNQWHFPQPSIVQRYLQHGAKTWDTARHGAITFHLDQNTLNDPETFRQRNRHYWTGD is encoded by the coding sequence ATGGTATTAAACTCCCTTGCTTTTCTTGCAGGAGTGACGCTTCTGCAACAATTACCCCAGTTACCAGACCCTAAATGGTCTTGGCTCCTATTGGGGTGTATTCCATTCATCCTTCTTTATAAACACCTAAGACCACTATTACTGATCATTGCTGGGTTTCTTTGGGCGCTTTTCCGCGCAGATCTATTACTTTCCCAAGAATTACCTCTAACATTAGAAGGGCAGGATGTGCTCCTAGATGGTATTATAGCCTCTATTCCTGATGATCAAAATCATAGCCTACATTTTACATTTGCCTCTAAACGCTTACTATTTAAAGATCAAGTTTGGGATACACCCCAATGGATACGTTTAAACTGGTATCAAAAACCACCTTCTAAGCTCAAAGTAGGGGATCATTGGCAATTAATAGCCCGACTTAAGCGACCACGAGGGTTTATGAATCTAGGAGGATTTGATTATGAAGGTTGGCTCTTCCAACAAGGTTTTCGAGCTACCGGCTACGTTCGGGAATCAGCCGCCAATCATCTTATCGAATCCCATCGGTATTACTACCCTATTGATCGAATTCGTCAGTATCTACTTGAGCAGATTAATGTCGTACTTTCTGGTAGCCCCCAACGAGGGCTAGTAGAGGCACTTACCTTAGGTAAAGAGCATAATATTCTCCCTCAACAATGGCAAGTTCTGGAACGTACAGGAACCATTCATCTAGTCTCAATCTCAGGGCTACATATTAGTTTATTAGCTGGATGGGTTTATTTTCTAGGACGACGGCTCTGGTCTTTGCGGGCGGCTAATATTTTAATCTTACCCGCTCATCAAGCGGCTGCTATTGGTGCTCTCATGAGTGCTTTGTGTTACGCAGGTTTGGCTGGCTTCTCCGTTCCCACTCAACGGGCGCTGATTATGGTAGGTCTCGTCATGCTTGCGATATTACTAAAACGCCCCATTCACGTCTCCCGTACCCTTGCGCTGGCCCTATTATTAGTGCTTATTTGGGACCCGCTTTCCGTTCTTACCGCAGGATTTTGGCTTTCCTTTGGATCAGTTGCAATACTGATAATTGGAATGGCAGGATTTCGGCCATCTTCTTCCACTGAAACTGCTTACCCTAGTGCTATTTTTTATCATTTTGAGCGTCTTTGGCGGCAGTGGGGTAAAGCTCAATGGGTAGTGGCTATTGGGTTAGCTCCAATACTCCTGTACCAATTCCAGCGCCTTTCCTTAGTGGCTCCTCTTACAAATATAATCGCTATTCCTTGGGTAGAACTGCTTATCGTTCCAATATTACTTCTGGGAACATTATTGCTTATACCTTTTCCTACTGTAGGAATCCCTATTATTCGTTTTGCCGATCACCTGCTCGCTATACTCTGGAAATTCCTTACTTGGTGTGCGACCCTTCCTCTAGCTCAGTGGGATCACCAAGCCCCTCCCTTATGGGTGCTCATTTCAGCCACGCTTGGAAGCTTGCTTATCCTCGCTCCACGAGGATTACCCGGACGCTGGCTAGGATCGATTGCGCTACTCCCTTTGTTTTTGCTACCACAAGCACGCCCAGCTGATGGATCTCTATGGTTTACCCTGCTTGATGTGGGACAAGGTCTAGCGGCAGTTGCTCGTACTCGCCACCATACCTTAGTGTTTGATACGGGCCCTCGCTACAGTTCCCAATTTAATGCAGGTGAAGCCGTAATCGCTCCCTTTCTCCGTAGTCAAGGCATCCATCATATGGATACTTTAATTATCAGCCATAGTGATAATGACCATGCTGGGGGGGCAACAGGACTCCTACATCAAATACCCGCCACCCAAATACTTACCAGCACGCCTAATCAACTCAATAAGATTGAAGCACAGCAATGTATTCGCGGCCAACGCTGGCATTGGGATGGAATCGATTTTCAAATACTTCACCCTTCATCAGATTCTGGCCAAGGTAACAATCATTCCTGTGTACTGCGTATCACTAGAGGAGAGCAGCACATTCTTATTGCCGCGGATATTCAGCGCCAAGCAGAGCATGCACTAGTGACCGCTAATTCCTCTAATCTCTCAGCGACTATTTTAGTAGCCCCTCATCATGGTAGCTTGACCTCTTCAAGCCCTGCCTTTATCACTGCTGTTAATCCTAAGCACGTCCTTTTTGCTGTAGGCTATCGGAATCAATGGCACTTTCCTCAACCTTCGATTGTTCAGCGCTATCTTCAGCATGGAGCAAAAACATGGGATACCGCCCGCCATGGAGCGATTACATTCCATTTAGATCAAAATACCCTCAATGATCCAGAGACTTTCAGGCAGCGTAATCGCCACTATTGGACCGGGGATTAG
- the rpiA gene encoding ribose-5-phosphate isomerase RpiA, translating into MSPDEMKKLVAKAALEYIEVGTIIGVGTGSTVNHFIDLLKTVKGKIEGAVSSSESSTTQLKALNIPVYDLNSVGEIPIYIDGADESNHYLQLIKGGGGALTREKVIAAASKKFICIAEQSKLVDILGKFPLPVEVIPMARSYVARQVIKLGGQPVYREGFTTDNGNQILDIHGLSIMEPAKLETQLNNITGVVTNGLFAISPADMLILGTASGAKTVYPKGT; encoded by the coding sequence ATGAGTCCTGATGAAATGAAAAAGCTAGTGGCTAAAGCCGCCCTTGAGTATATAGAGGTAGGTACTATTATCGGTGTTGGTACTGGCTCTACGGTTAACCATTTCATTGATCTGCTAAAGACAGTTAAAGGCAAAATTGAGGGCGCCGTATCTAGCTCTGAATCCTCTACAACGCAGCTTAAAGCCTTGAATATCCCAGTTTATGATCTGAACTCCGTGGGTGAAATTCCAATTTATATTGATGGTGCCGATGAATCTAATCACTATCTACAACTGATTAAAGGTGGTGGTGGCGCACTCACCCGTGAGAAAGTTATTGCTGCTGCCAGCAAAAAATTTATCTGTATTGCTGAGCAGTCAAAACTGGTTGATATACTAGGCAAATTTCCACTTCCTGTTGAAGTGATTCCAATGGCTCGTAGCTATGTTGCCCGACAAGTTATTAAACTTGGTGGCCAGCCCGTCTATCGTGAGGGTTTTACTACTGATAATGGCAATCAGATTCTTGATATTCATGGATTGTCAATTATGGAGCCTGCTAAATTGGAAACGCAATTAAATAATATCACGGGAGTAGTGACTAACGGCCTTTTTGCTATCAGTCCAGCAGATATGCTCATTCTTGGTACTGCATCAGGGGCAAAGACAGTTTATCCTAAAGGTACTTAA